In Pleurocapsa sp. PCC 7319, the following are encoded in one genomic region:
- a CDS encoding DUF2811 domain-containing protein, translating into MNSTVSILAEIPEELHSSLKNYLETHPHWDQDRVFAAALSLFLLQNNSGETSEASQNYRACARVYLETLFQSN; encoded by the coding sequence ATGAACTCTACTGTAAGTATTCTGGCGGAAATTCCTGAAGAACTTCATTCATCCTTAAAAAACTATCTCGAAACTCACCCCCATTGGGATCAAGACAGAGTTTTTGCTGCTGCCTTATCTTTGTTTTTGTTGCAAAATAACAGTGGAGAAACTTCCGAGGCTTCCCAAAACTATCGTGCTTGTGCCAGAGTTTACTTAGAGACCTTATTTCAATCTAACTAA
- the pth gene encoding aminoacyl-tRNA hydrolase — protein sequence MFSVISDSSALIIPELIVGLGNPEPKYDKTRHNIGFEAVDELASIWQIPLKENKRFQGLFAEGIAPAGRKIRLLKPLTYMNRSGQAVRAVTDWYKLNPQSVLIIYDDMDLPVGRLRMRLSGSAGGHNGMKSIISHLGSQDFSRLRIGIGKSDARKQSISHVLGKFAPGETKIIEEILYISIKAIELSLKEGVEKSMSRYNGFSANPQ from the coding sequence TTGTTTTCTGTGATTTCTGATTCAAGTGCATTAATTATTCCCGAATTAATTGTTGGTTTAGGTAACCCTGAACCAAAATACGATAAGACTAGACACAACATTGGTTTTGAAGCAGTAGATGAGTTGGCCAGTATTTGGCAAATACCACTCAAAGAAAATAAGCGTTTTCAAGGTTTATTTGCTGAAGGGATTGCACCAGCAGGTCGGAAAATTCGCCTTCTCAAGCCGCTAACCTATATGAATCGCTCAGGACAAGCAGTACGAGCAGTGACAGATTGGTACAAACTCAACCCTCAATCTGTACTGATTATTTATGATGATATGGATCTCCCTGTAGGCAGGCTACGAATGAGGTTATCGGGTTCAGCTGGAGGACACAATGGGATGAAATCAATTATTTCTCACCTAGGGAGCCAAGATTTTTCCCGCTTAAGAATTGGTATTGGCAAATCCGATGCTAGGAAACAGAGCATTAGTCATGTTTTAGGTAAGTTTGCTCCTGGAGAAACTAAAATTATTGAAGAAATACTTTATATTTCTATTAAAGCGATCGAACTAAGTCTCAAGGAAGGGGTAGAAAAATCTATGAGTCGCTACAACGGATTTTCCGCAAATCCCCAATAG
- a CDS encoding class I SAM-dependent methyltransferase produces the protein MSNSEDWNSDISSLLNKIYLCADKKSWYDRVAEAYDRTRPRYPAKILARVREVAQFPAQGKILEIGSGPGIASIELAKIGLKMICLEPSLSACNLARRKCKNYLHVEFINTTFEEWQLESQQFDAVVATTSFHWVTPGIRTEKTAAALKENGLLILLWNTPPQPKYEVHQLLAEVYLSHAPVLAKYETHQNHQANLAKMGQEVIDSGYFKDLISEQLVSRVSYSVEDYLTLLSTLSPYIRLEPQQRVNLLTELAKVLKLNCGNQLELSYLSMMQIARKN, from the coding sequence ATGAGCAATTCAGAAGATTGGAATTCAGATATATCAAGTCTTTTAAATAAAATTTATCTTTGTGCAGATAAAAAAAGTTGGTATGATCGAGTAGCAGAAGCTTACGATCGCACTAGACCACGCTACCCTGCCAAAATTCTGGCTCGTGTGCGAGAAGTTGCTCAGTTTCCAGCTCAAGGCAAGATACTAGAAATTGGCTCAGGTCCAGGTATTGCTAGCATTGAATTAGCCAAAATAGGTTTAAAGATGATCTGTTTGGAACCTAGTCTGTCTGCCTGTAACTTGGCTCGCCGTAAATGTAAGAATTATCTCCATGTCGAGTTTATTAACACTACCTTTGAAGAATGGCAGCTAGAAAGCCAGCAATTCGATGCCGTAGTAGCGACAACATCTTTTCATTGGGTTACACCAGGTATCAGAACGGAAAAAACGGCAGCAGCACTAAAAGAAAACGGACTATTAATTCTGCTATGGAATACTCCACCTCAACCTAAATATGAGGTACATCAATTACTAGCAGAGGTATATCTATCCCATGCCCCAGTTCTAGCTAAATACGAAACACATCAAAATCATCAGGCTAATTTAGCCAAGATGGGACAGGAAGTAATTGATTCTGGTTATTTTAAAGATTTAATTTCTGAACAGCTAGTTAGTAGAGTTAGCTATAGCGTCGAGGATTATCTGACTTTGTTAAGCACTCTATCTCCCTATATCAGGCTAGAACCTCAACAGCGAGTAAATCTATTGACTGAGTTAGCCAAGGTATTAAAACTCAATTGTGGCAACCAACTAGAATTGTCTTATCTTTCTATGATGCAAATAGCGCGCAAAAACTAA
- the smc gene encoding chromosome segregation protein SMC, which translates to MVHIKRVELSHFKSFGGTTKVPILPGFTVISGPNGSGKSNILDALLFCLGLASSKGMRADRLPDLVNNKHIANGKAAETIVSVTFDLTDLGDLEDVVTTVTDAKDLTPVSSSTELKAVIGDSSNENGGNSNGNGHLDPELEVKEEESTTIDQDDKKIIAIANGDSLEWKVTRRLRVAKKGNYTSTFYINGQVSSATEVHEQLEKLRIYPEGYNVVLQGDVTSIITMNARERREIIDELAGVAAFDRKIQQTRKTLDKVQEREEKCHIIAQELIANRDRLAADRVKAEKYRKLKEKVQEKKHQEKVLVWRSLTQQQEELQEKFTAGETEAVELTSSIAKLDLDVREHSSQLESLNAQVKALGEDEQLTVASDLATHKAKQHQLQQKQEELNNTSQQKQLGLVQTQQNLEQYQQEIQQLAKEKHKLETETIPTLSQQAIAAREIVAQSKENANAIAEASEAWVQEQANLSRQVSAIQEILNPQRTEQARISERFNQLDNTIQEQTQSLEGVETELSAKQTEYNSLFSQVAQEQGHVQKIAQQLASAESDRSLQLETQQRLLKEQRDKQRELDKLEATKQAQQEVQGTYASKIILNSNLSGVEGLVVQLGQVEQRYRLALETAAGGRLGFIVVDNDRIAAQGIELLKRERGGRATFLPLNKIQAPRIGNMATMRFGRGFVDLAVNLVNCDSRYDQIFAYVFGNTVVFDTLDNARSCLGKHRIVTLEGEILEVSGAMTGGSKSSRSSLHFGGTTNRESGQVEALKERLAEISRILANYDQRLANQLAQIKDLSEELTEARQLGRDNKILAEQLEKEIKRLTAQRELLINQLHTNRQERNTIKSRLEILNQEIPEQETKLQSLQQQLKVLESSHSQSEWQQVQAIITSQEEQLQQQEQNLRQAETQLLDLTNRHQRLSEKISEAEQYITQLNHDQTAIKEQISSVGNQLTDIDQKITSAETELEQLSAKLGETKQERDRIENNLRELRDRHQKHVWQLEKLQLAQQERQATLKTLEQQIVEQEQELPDPIPEIPQLVNNDGIEAGESITFANLQEQVEQLQKQIRNGEKRLEAMEPVNMLALEEYEKTEARLQELSHKLDTIEAERTELLLRVEKFTTLRLRAFKESYDAVNENFQKIYAELSDGDGHLQLEDEDDPFNGGLNLVAHPKGKAVQKLSSMSGGEKSLTALGFIFSLQKYRPSPFYAFDEVDMFLDGANVEKLSRMVKKQAQSAQFIVVSLRRPMIEASERTIGVTQARGAHTQVLGIKMK; encoded by the coding sequence ATGGTTCACATAAAGCGCGTTGAACTGTCTCACTTTAAATCTTTTGGTGGTACAACCAAAGTTCCCATATTACCTGGTTTTACCGTAATTTCGGGACCAAATGGTTCAGGAAAGTCGAATATTTTAGATGCGCTGCTATTTTGTTTGGGGTTGGCAAGTTCTAAGGGGATGCGAGCTGATCGCCTACCCGATCTAGTCAATAATAAGCACATAGCTAATGGTAAAGCGGCGGAGACAATTGTTTCTGTCACTTTCGATTTGACCGATTTGGGTGACTTAGAGGATGTGGTGACTACAGTTACTGATGCCAAGGATTTAACTCCTGTCTCGTCTTCAACAGAGTTAAAAGCTGTAATTGGGGATAGCAGTAATGAAAATGGTGGCAATAGTAATGGCAATGGTCATCTAGATCCTGAGCTAGAAGTCAAAGAAGAAGAATCAACCACAATAGATCAAGACGATAAGAAGATTATTGCGATCGCTAATGGAGATAGTTTGGAATGGAAAGTTACCAGACGGTTGCGGGTAGCCAAGAAAGGTAATTATACTTCGACGTTTTATATTAATGGACAAGTTTCCAGTGCGACAGAAGTCCATGAACAACTAGAGAAATTAAGAATTTATCCTGAAGGCTATAACGTAGTATTGCAGGGTGATGTTACCAGCATCATTACCATGAATGCGCGGGAGAGACGTGAGATTATCGATGAATTGGCAGGGGTAGCAGCATTTGACCGTAAAATTCAGCAAACCCGCAAGACCCTCGATAAGGTACAGGAGCGAGAAGAAAAGTGTCATATTATCGCTCAAGAGCTGATTGCCAATCGCGATCGCTTGGCTGCGGATCGAGTCAAAGCAGAAAAATATCGTAAGTTGAAAGAAAAGGTACAAGAAAAGAAACATCAAGAAAAAGTTTTAGTTTGGCGATCGCTGACCCAGCAACAAGAAGAGTTACAGGAGAAATTTACTGCGGGGGAAACCGAAGCAGTAGAGCTAACGAGTAGTATTGCCAAGCTAGATCTAGATGTCAGAGAACATAGCAGTCAACTAGAATCTCTAAATGCTCAAGTAAAAGCCTTGGGAGAAGATGAACAGCTAACAGTAGCCTCTGATTTAGCAACCCACAAAGCTAAACAGCACCAGCTTCAGCAAAAGCAAGAAGAGTTAAATAATACTAGTCAACAAAAGCAACTAGGGTTAGTGCAGACTCAACAAAATCTAGAACAGTATCAGCAAGAAATTCAGCAGCTAGCAAAAGAGAAGCATAAATTAGAAACAGAAACTATTCCTACCCTATCTCAACAGGCTATAGCAGCCAGGGAAATTGTTGCCCAGAGTAAAGAAAATGCTAATGCGATCGCTGAAGCATCAGAAGCCTGGGTACAAGAACAAGCTAATCTCTCCCGACAAGTATCTGCTATTCAAGAAATCCTTAATCCTCAACGCACTGAACAAGCCAGAATTAGCGAAAGATTTAACCAGTTAGATAACACTATTCAGGAGCAAACTCAGTCCTTAGAAGGAGTAGAAACCGAGTTAAGTGCCAAACAAACTGAATATAATTCCCTCTTCAGTCAGGTAGCTCAAGAACAAGGTCATGTGCAAAAAATTGCCCAACAATTAGCATCAGCAGAAAGCGATCGCAGTTTACAATTAGAAACCCAACAACGTCTATTAAAAGAACAACGAGATAAACAACGGGAATTAGATAAGTTAGAAGCCACCAAACAGGCGCAACAAGAAGTCCAGGGAACTTATGCAAGTAAGATTATCTTAAACTCCAATCTATCGGGGGTAGAGGGGTTAGTAGTGCAGTTAGGACAAGTCGAACAGCGTTATCGATTAGCACTGGAAACCGCTGCGGGGGGCAGATTAGGCTTTATTGTAGTTGACAATGACCGTATAGCAGCACAAGGAATTGAACTATTAAAAAGAGAACGAGGCGGTAGGGCGACTTTCTTACCTTTAAATAAAATCCAAGCCCCACGCATAGGTAATATGGCAACTATGCGCTTTGGCAGAGGTTTTGTCGATCTAGCAGTTAATTTGGTTAATTGTGATTCTCGTTATGACCAGATCTTTGCCTATGTCTTTGGCAATACCGTTGTCTTTGACACTTTAGATAATGCTCGTTCATGCCTCGGAAAACATCGTATTGTCACTTTAGAAGGAGAAATTTTAGAAGTTAGTGGGGCAATGACTGGGGGGAGTAAATCCAGTCGTTCAAGTTTGCACTTTGGGGGAACTACTAACCGCGAATCAGGACAAGTTGAAGCATTAAAAGAGCGTTTAGCAGAGATATCTCGCATTTTAGCCAACTATGACCAGAGACTAGCCAATCAGTTGGCACAGATTAAAGATTTGTCAGAAGAGTTAACAGAAGCAAGACAGTTAGGTAGAGATAATAAAATACTTGCTGAGCAGCTGGAGAAAGAAATTAAACGTCTTACTGCCCAAAGGGAATTATTGATTAATCAATTACATACAAATCGCCAGGAGAGAAATACGATTAAATCCCGCTTGGAAATATTAAACCAAGAAATACCAGAGCAAGAAACCAAGTTGCAGTCATTACAACAGCAACTGAAAGTACTCGAATCATCTCATTCCCAAAGTGAATGGCAGCAAGTACAAGCAATAATCACCAGCCAAGAAGAACAGCTTCAGCAACAAGAACAAAATTTAAGACAAGCAGAAACTCAACTATTAGATTTAACCAATAGACATCAACGACTGAGTGAAAAGATTAGTGAAGCCGAACAATATATAACGCAACTCAATCATGACCAAACAGCAATTAAAGAACAAATATCTAGTGTAGGAAATCAACTGACCGACATTGACCAAAAAATAACCTCCGCTGAAACAGAGTTAGAGCAACTATCAGCCAAACTGGGAGAGACCAAACAGGAACGCGATCGCATAGAAAATAATCTCCGAGAGTTACGCGATCGCCATCAAAAACATGTTTGGCAATTGGAAAAACTTCAGTTAGCCCAACAGGAAAGACAAGCTACTCTAAAAACTCTAGAACAACAAATAGTAGAACAAGAACAAGAACTTCCCGATCCAATTCCTGAAATTCCTCAATTAGTCAATAATGATGGTATTGAAGCAGGAGAATCAATTACCTTTGCTAATCTTCAGGAACAGGTAGAGCAATTACAAAAGCAAATTCGTAACGGGGAAAAACGTCTCGAAGCGATGGAACCTGTCAATATGCTGGCATTAGAAGAATATGAAAAAACGGAAGCCAGATTACAAGAACTCTCCCATAAATTAGATACTATCGAAGCGGAAAGAACTGAATTGTTACTAAGGGTCGAGAAATTTACCACTTTGCGTCTACGAGCATTTAAAGAATCCTATGATGCCGTAAATGAAAACTTTCAAAAGATATATGCAGAACTTTCCGATGGTGATGGACACTTACAACTGGAAGACGAAGACGATCCTTTCAACGGTGGTTTAAATCTGGTTGCCCATCCTAAAGGTAAAGCAGTACAAAAACTAAGTTCTATGTCTGGAGGAGAAAAATCCTTAACCGCTCTGGGCTTTATCTTTTCTCTCCAAAAATATCGTCCTTCTCCTTTCTATGCCTTTGATGAAGTAGATATGTTTCTCGATGGTGCAAATGTCGAAAAACTTTCTCGCATGGTTAAAAAGCAAGCACAGTCAGCCCAGTTTATCGTAGTAAGTCTGCGTCGCCCGATGATTGAAGCTTCAGAGAGAACTATCGGCGTTACTCAAGCTAGAGGTGCGCATACTCAGGTATTAGGAATTAAGATGAAATAA
- a CDS encoding valine--tRNA ligase, whose translation MTATETNLSTQYDPKQTEAKWQQYWTEQEVFKADPNHSGEPYCIVIPPPNVTGSLHMGHAFESALIDTLIRYHRMIGRNTLWLPGTDHASIAVSTIMDKQVKAQGKSRQDIGREEYLKRAWAWKEQSGNTIVNQLKSLGVSADWTRERFTMDEGLSHAVKTAFVKLYEEGLIYRGNYLVNWCPESLSAVSDLEAEKQEVDGHLWHFRYPLTDGSGYLEVATTRPETMLGDTGVAVNPNDDRYQEYIGKTITLPIVGREIPIIGDEFVDMEFGTGCVKVTPAHDLNDFEMGQRHNLPMINIMNKDGSLNENAGEFAGQDRFVARKNVVKKLDELGNLVKIEDYRHSVPYSDRGKVPVEPLLSTQWFVKIEPLASKALSCLDNENSPNYVPERWKKVYRDWLVKLKDWCISRQLWWGHQIPAWYVVSETDGEIKDDTPFIVAYDEAGAEIKAKEKYGDNIQLEQDPDVLDTWFSSGLWPFSTMGWPENTADLDKYYPTSTLVTGFDIIFFWVARMTMMAGHFTDKMPFDDVYIHGLVLDEKGQKMSKSKNNGIDPLLMIDKYGADALRYTLITKVVGAGQNISFDYDRKKQESSSVEASRNFANKLWNASRFVMMNLKGKSPQELGQPKTETLELVDQWLLSRFYQTVKQTRVNIESYGLGEAAKGLYEFIWNDFCDWYIELVKTRLWQDETSASRQVAQQTLGYVLEGILKLLHPFMPHITEEIWQTLTQADGKQTLALQTYPEVEESLINPELEQSFDLLFNTIRTIRNLRAEAVIKPGVKIKVILQTESDRESEILKSAQIYIKDLAKVEQLTIISTLGEDPGQVIAGVTGTVQVLIPLTGIVDVSVLRGKLEKNLAKAEKEIKSLSGRLNNPGFVNKAPEDVIQGAKDALAEAEKQAEILRERLARLK comes from the coding sequence ATGACCGCAACTGAAACGAATCTCTCTACTCAATACGATCCTAAGCAAACCGAAGCCAAATGGCAGCAATACTGGACGGAACAAGAAGTATTTAAAGCCGACCCTAATCATTCAGGTGAACCCTACTGTATTGTAATTCCCCCGCCCAACGTTACGGGGAGTCTGCACATGGGACACGCTTTTGAAAGCGCACTGATTGATACTTTGATTCGTTACCATCGCATGATTGGTCGCAATACATTGTGGTTGCCAGGGACAGATCACGCCAGCATTGCCGTAAGCACCATTATGGATAAGCAGGTAAAAGCGCAAGGTAAAAGCCGTCAGGATATAGGACGGGAAGAGTATTTAAAACGGGCTTGGGCTTGGAAAGAACAGTCAGGCAATACTATCGTTAACCAGTTAAAAAGCCTGGGGGTATCAGCAGACTGGACAAGAGAAAGATTTACGATGGACGAGGGTTTATCTCACGCAGTAAAGACAGCTTTCGTGAAGCTCTACGAAGAGGGATTAATTTATCGCGGAAATTATTTAGTTAATTGGTGTCCTGAATCTCTTTCAGCAGTATCGGATCTCGAAGCCGAGAAACAAGAGGTAGATGGGCATCTATGGCACTTTCGCTATCCTTTAACCGATGGTAGTGGTTATTTAGAAGTGGCTACTACTCGCCCTGAGACGATGCTGGGTGACACAGGGGTTGCAGTTAATCCTAATGATGATCGCTATCAAGAATATATTGGTAAGACCATTACTCTGCCCATAGTTGGTCGAGAAATTCCCATTATTGGCGATGAATTTGTCGATATGGAATTTGGTACAGGGTGTGTTAAAGTAACTCCTGCTCACGATCTCAATGACTTTGAGATGGGACAACGGCATAACTTGCCCATGATTAACATCATGAATAAGGATGGTAGTCTTAATGAGAATGCAGGGGAATTTGCGGGACAAGATCGCTTTGTTGCCCGTAAAAATGTAGTTAAGAAACTGGATGAACTTGGTAATCTAGTTAAGATTGAAGACTATCGCCATAGCGTTCCTTACAGCGATCGCGGTAAAGTACCAGTAGAACCCTTACTATCAACTCAATGGTTTGTCAAAATTGAACCCTTAGCAAGTAAAGCTTTAAGTTGCCTGGATAATGAAAACTCTCCTAACTATGTACCCGAAAGATGGAAGAAAGTATATCGGGACTGGTTAGTTAAACTTAAAGATTGGTGTATTTCTCGTCAGCTATGGTGGGGACATCAAATTCCTGCCTGGTATGTAGTCTCAGAAACTGATGGGGAAATTAAAGATGATACCCCCTTTATTGTCGCTTACGATGAAGCGGGCGCAGAGATTAAAGCGAAAGAAAAGTACGGGGATAATATACAACTAGAACAGGACCCTGATGTTTTAGATACTTGGTTCTCCTCTGGATTGTGGCCTTTCTCGACGATGGGATGGCCTGAAAATACTGCTGATTTAGATAAGTATTATCCGACTTCAACTCTGGTTACGGGTTTCGATATTATCTTTTTCTGGGTTGCCCGTATGACTATGATGGCAGGACACTTTACCGACAAGATGCCTTTTGATGATGTTTATATTCATGGCTTGGTCTTGGATGAAAAAGGACAAAAAATGTCCAAATCGAAAAATAACGGTATCGATCCTCTATTAATGATCGATAAATATGGTGCAGATGCACTGCGTTATACCCTAATCACGAAAGTTGTAGGGGCAGGACAGAACATTAGCTTCGATTATGACCGTAAGAAACAAGAATCATCTTCAGTAGAAGCTTCCCGTAACTTTGCTAACAAGTTGTGGAATGCTTCGCGGTTTGTGATGATGAATCTTAAAGGCAAAAGTCCTCAAGAACTTGGACAGCCAAAAACCGAAACTCTAGAGTTAGTCGATCAATGGTTGCTGTCTCGTTTTTATCAAACCGTTAAACAAACCAGGGTCAATATTGAATCCTATGGTTTAGGGGAAGCAGCCAAGGGTCTATATGAATTCATTTGGAATGATTTTTGTGATTGGTATATCGAGCTAGTTAAAACTCGTCTTTGGCAAGATGAAACCTCTGCTTCTCGCCAGGTTGCACAACAAACATTAGGTTATGTCCTGGAAGGAATACTCAAATTACTTCATCCCTTTATGCCTCATATCACTGAGGAAATATGGCAAACTTTAACTCAAGCGGATGGAAAGCAAACTTTAGCTTTGCAGACTTATCCTGAGGTTGAAGAAAGTCTAATTAATCCTGAACTAGAACAAAGCTTTGACTTACTCTTTAATACGATTCGCACGATTCGTAATTTGCGCGCTGAGGCGGTAATTAAACCTGGAGTCAAAATAAAGGTAATTTTACAAACTGAGAGCGATCGCGAGAGTGAGATCTTAAAATCAGCCCAAATCTATATCAAAGATTTAGCTAAAGTTGAACAGCTGACTATTATCTCTACTCTAGGAGAAGACCCTGGACAGGTAATTGCAGGAGTAACAGGTACAGTACAAGTTCTGATCCCCTTGACAGGGATTGTTGACGTATCTGTATTACGAGGTAAATTGGAGAAGAATTTAGCCAAAGCTGAAAAAGAAATCAAATCCCTTTCTGGTCGTTTAAACAATCCGGGTTTTGTTAACAAAGCACCTGAGGATGTAATACAAGGGGCAAAAGATGCTTTAGCAGAAGCAGAAAAACAAGCAGAAATATTACGGGAGCGATTAGCTCGTCTAAAGTAA